From the genome of Mixophyes fleayi isolate aMixFle1 chromosome 2, aMixFle1.hap1, whole genome shotgun sequence, one region includes:
- the LOC142141592 gene encoding olfactory receptor 5B17-like encodes MENVANVSTRLVLLGLVEMEEFKHLYCALSIIIYLFIMLLSINIIFVVLMDQSLHEPMYILISNLVLNGIFGSSTFFPKLIIDLITSSKTISYGSCIIQTLCITLFATFEMSTFAIMAYDRYLAVCHPLHYVTVMTNKKVINLIIGSCVTSFIVVLIAILLTGTLSLCGNKINNIFCDNMSLVNLSCSNSALSKIYSAAVISISLIVTISVTVFSYLRIFVVCLRVSKESRQKAVHTLVTHLLNFSVFLLGFFFVAIRYRLSSINLPIMVHVILSVTPAFFPPLCNPLIYGIRTHALKIKIMNQLQKIMVLH; translated from the coding sequence ATGGAAAATGTGGCCAATGTCAGCACCAGATTGGTTCTCCTGGGACTTGTAGAGATGGAAGAATTCAAACATTTATATTGTGCCCTTtctatcatcatatatttatttattatgcttttgagtattaatattatatttgtggttttGATGGATCAAAGTCTACATGAACCTATGTACATTCTCATAAGTAATCTCGTCCTCAATGGGATTTTTGGCAGCTCCACATTTTTCCCGAAGCTGATAATTGACCTGATCACCTCATCTAAGACCATCTCTTATGGTAGTTGTATCATTCAAACTCTGTGCATTACACTTTTTGCTACTTTTGAAATGAGCACTTTTGCCATCATGGCCTATGATCGATATCTGGCCGTCTGTCACCCTCTGCACTATGTCACCGTAATGACAAACAAGAAGGTTATAAATCTCATCATTGGATCCTGTGTAACGTCCTTCATAGTTGTCCTTATTGCTATTCTACTTACTGGAACACTTTCTCTTTgtgggaataaaataaataatattttttgtgatAATATGTCCCTCGTTAATCTGTCCTGTTCAAATTCGGCTCTCAGTAAAATCTATTCAGCTGCTGTAATTTCCATTTCCTTAATTGTAACCATTTCAGTCACTGTTTTTTCCTATCTGAGGATATTTGTTGTCTGTCTGAGGGTATCAAAAGAGTCACGTCAGAAAGCCGTCCACACCTTGGTGACCCATTTACTTAACTTTTCTGTCTTCTTATTAGGATTTTTCTTTGTAGCAATCAGATACAGACTGAGTAGTATTAACCTCCCCATTATGGTTCATGTTATCCTGTCTGTTACTCCTGCTTTTTTTCCACCACTCTGTAACCCTCTGATATACGGGATCCGGACACATgccctaaaaataaaaatcatgaatcaattgcaGAAAATAATGGTGTTACATTGA